Proteins from one Acropora muricata isolate sample 2 chromosome 9, ASM3666990v1, whole genome shotgun sequence genomic window:
- the LOC136927509 gene encoding uncharacterized protein DDB_G0282077-like isoform X2, with product MIVIQDVMLTLFIPAFFASQLISPAGAFPLPLEEPTLIYANEADEGSAIITAGSGQGVESGSGREENVITIGEGSGAAETGSGGMSGLSSGQGSVAEQETIDRGGVANGIETGSGSGQKSGSGEESTNLEGTASGNSLDGQPGEEPTLGIISSEESGDLVGKGQENGTEGPSGEGGNGVSGESGNIESGSGVIDLGNGVWLGGGVSRIATSTPEKPTDEGELATSNIFQLLQALQEAYPYKTNK from the exons atgattgtcATTCAAGACGTTATG CTCACGTTGTTCATTCCAGCATTTTTTGCCTCACAGCTCATTAGTCCAGCAG GAGCTTTTCCTCTCCCGTTGGAAGAACCCACTCTGATTTACGCAAACGAAGCTGACGAAGGAAGTGCAATTATTACTGCCGGTAGTGGACAAGGGGTGGAGAGTGGCAGCGGCCGTGAAGAAAATGTTATCACCATTGGTGAGGGAAGTGGTGCTGCGGAAACCGGAAGCGGAGGCATGTCAGGGCTAAGCAGCGGACAAGGAAGTGTAGCGGAACAGGAAACCATAGACAGAGGTGGAGTAGCTAACGGAATTGAAACAGGGAGCGGAAGTGGACAGAAAAGCGGAAGTGGCGAAGAAAGTACCAACCTGGAAGGAACCGCAAGTGGGAATAGTTTAGACGGCCAACCAGGAGAAGAACCTACTCTGGGCATCATTTCCAGCGAAGAAAGTGGTGATCTTGTCGGAaaaggccaagaaaatggcaCTGAAGGTCCGTCTGGAGAAGGTGGAAATGGAGTGTCAGGGGAGAGTGGTAATATTGAAAGTGGTTCTGGTGTCATTGATCTTGGCAATGGTGTGTGGCTGGGTGGAGGTGTCTCTCGCATTGCGACTTCAACGCCCGAGAAACCGACAGATGAGGGCGAATTAGCCACCTCGAATATCTTCCAGTTATTACAGGCATTGCAAGAAGCTTATCCTTataagacaaataaataa
- the LOC136927509 gene encoding uncharacterized protein DDB_G0282077-like isoform X1 — MIFKSNLNFAFRVSANQIKMTSAMFSAFQLTLFIPAFFASQLISPAGAFPLPLEEPTLIYANEADEGSAIITAGSGQGVESGSGREENVITIGEGSGAAETGSGGMSGLSSGQGSVAEQETIDRGGVANGIETGSGSGQKSGSGEESTNLEGTASGNSLDGQPGEEPTLGIISSEESGDLVGKGQENGTEGPSGEGGNGVSGESGNIESGSGVIDLGNGVWLGGGVSRIATSTPEKPTDEGELATSNIFQLLQALQEAYPYKTNK; from the exons ATGATCTTTAAAAGCAATCTTAACTTCGCTTTCCGTGTATCAGCTAATCAAATCAAAATGACTAGCGCAATGTTTTCTGCATTTCAGCTCACGTTGTTCATTCCAGCATTTTTTGCCTCACAGCTCATTAGTCCAGCAG GAGCTTTTCCTCTCCCGTTGGAAGAACCCACTCTGATTTACGCAAACGAAGCTGACGAAGGAAGTGCAATTATTACTGCCGGTAGTGGACAAGGGGTGGAGAGTGGCAGCGGCCGTGAAGAAAATGTTATCACCATTGGTGAGGGAAGTGGTGCTGCGGAAACCGGAAGCGGAGGCATGTCAGGGCTAAGCAGCGGACAAGGAAGTGTAGCGGAACAGGAAACCATAGACAGAGGTGGAGTAGCTAACGGAATTGAAACAGGGAGCGGAAGTGGACAGAAAAGCGGAAGTGGCGAAGAAAGTACCAACCTGGAAGGAACCGCAAGTGGGAATAGTTTAGACGGCCAACCAGGAGAAGAACCTACTCTGGGCATCATTTCCAGCGAAGAAAGTGGTGATCTTGTCGGAaaaggccaagaaaatggcaCTGAAGGTCCGTCTGGAGAAGGTGGAAATGGAGTGTCAGGGGAGAGTGGTAATATTGAAAGTGGTTCTGGTGTCATTGATCTTGGCAATGGTGTGTGGCTGGGTGGAGGTGTCTCTCGCATTGCGACTTCAACGCCCGAGAAACCGACAGATGAGGGCGAATTAGCCACCTCGAATATCTTCCAGTTATTACAGGCATTGCAAGAAGCTTATCCTTataagacaaataaataa